Proteins from one Malania oleifera isolate guangnan ecotype guangnan chromosome 4, ASM2987363v1, whole genome shotgun sequence genomic window:
- the LOC131153729 gene encoding protein PLANT CADMIUM RESISTANCE 11-like produces MPPPVPSDFVLSTSAMSVPGVPINTANDDNEFMMNKGAHHPPTPWSTGLCDCCDDVSSCCLTCWCPCVTFGRIAEIVDRGATSCGVSGGLYALIMGVTGCCCCCCMYSCFYRSKLRGQYFLEETPCTDCCLHCCCLHCALCQEYRYLASRGFDLSIGWHGNVERQKRRTTFAPIVQGGMER; encoded by the exons ATGCCGCCTCCGGTTCCTTCCGATTTTGTTCTGTCGACGTCGGCGATGAGTGTTCCAGGAGTACCCATCAATACGGCAAACGATGATAATGAGTTTATGATGAATAAAGGTGCTCATCACCCTCCTACGCCTTGGTCCACCGGTCTCTGTGACTGCTGTGACGATGTTAGTAGTT GTTGCTTGACATGCTGGTGTCCATGTGTGACATTTGGAAGAATTGCAGAAATCGTTGATAGAGGAGCAACTT CATGCGGAGTGAGCGGAGGTCTATACGCATTAATAATGGGAGTGACgggttgctgctgctgctgctgcatgTATTCTTGTTTCTACAGATCAAAGCTAAGGGGACAGTACTTCTTGGAGGAGACGCCTTGCACAGACTGCTGCCTCCACTGTTGCTGCCTCCATTGCGCCCTCTGTCAAGAATACCGATATCTAGCTTCCCGTGGTTTTGACTTGTCCATTG GATGGCATGGGAATGTGGAAAGACAAAAACGCAGAACAACATTTGCACCAATAGTGCAAGGAGGCATGGAGCGGTAG